CAGGTAAGCCGCCACAAGAACCACAAGCGACCAGAAAGCCCGACGATTCCTGCGGAAACGTCTCAGACGATTCAAGGTTTCTTGAGTCAATCGAACTTTCATGTGCCAAGCCCGCCCTAGTTAAACACCTTCTGCAAAAGGTTATAGAACTTGGTAAAGTCAACCGGCTTAGAAATATGCCCATCCATGCCGGCATTCACCGATTCCTGGACATCTTCGGCAAAGGCGTTTGCAGTCATTGCATAAATCTTGATGCAGGCCTTGAGCGGGTCAGACATTTGACGAATTCTGCGGGTCGTCTCATAGCCGTCCATGCGAGGCATCTGCACGTCCATCAAAATCAAGTCGTAGCTGCCAGACGGTTCACGTTCCAACCTTTCAAGGCATTCCATGCCGTCTTCGGAACATTCCACATGAACGCCAAAACTCTTCAGCATTTCTTCGGCAATCTCGCGATTCAACTTGTTGTCTTCTACAAGAAGGATTCGCTTGCCCTGAAGGTTAGCAATGTACTTCGGCGAATTCTTACCATCACCCACGCTATCGCTTTCTGCAACACGGTGAGGAGTTTTCACCACGACCTTGGTACCTTCGCCAACCTTGCTGTTCACCTCGATGGTACCACCCATCAAGTCCACATACTTCTTGACGATACTCAGGCCAAGGCCAGAACCAACGACACCGCTAATCGTCGCAGACCGTTCGCGTTCAAAATCTTCGAATATATGAGGCAGGAAACTTTCCGATATACCCACACCGTTGTCTTCAACGGTAGTCACCATATAGCACCAGCCTTCCTTTTCGTGAGGCATTTCGCGGAAGTTCACTCTGACAGTTCCAGCGTTCTCGGTATACTTCACCGCATTGCTGACCACATTCAGAATCACCTGCTGGACTTTAACCTTGTCGCAGAAAATATACTTGTGACCCATGTTTCTGGACACCAGAAGCATGATATTCTTTTCTCGAGCAGTTTCTTCGAAGGTCACGGCAACTTCGCCTGTCAGTTCGGCCACCACAGTGGGAGACTCTTCCAGAAACACTTCGCCCGATTCAATGCGAGCCATGTTCAGCACGGAGTTAATCAAGCCCATCAGCTGCTTGCCGGACATCTGGATATTATTCAGACAGCGAGAAAGTTTTTCAGTCTGTTCGGGAGGCAGACCCAGTTCCCACAAATACTGCAGGGCCAACGTATCATAGCCAAGTACCGCATTCATAGGTGTGCGGATGTCATGACTCATGTTGAACAGGAACTTCGACTTGGCCTTATCGGCAGAGCGAGCCTTTTCCAGGGCGGTTTCCAGAGCGATTCGCTGTTCCAGTTGTTTCTTCTGCTTTGAACGTTCCAACTCCATGGTTTCGTCAAAGTTCTTGAAGCCCATCACAAATTCCGGACGAATCTTGGAAGGTCTTACGAAAAGAGCCTGGATATAATGGGTCGTACCGTTCCCCTGGGTACGGAATACGAAATCAAACTGAGACCTGTTGGCAAAAGCCTCCTTCACCTTTTCAAGGGTCAACACCTGATCAAACAAGGCCTTGTCTTCGGGAATAACCATACGGTTGGCGTACACAGCCATGATCTGATTATACTTGGCGTCTCCGCTAAAGAGAGCGCCAGCCTTCTGAACGAGAATGGGGGCAATACGGATGCACTGGTTTTCACCCGTATCCAGATTCACTTCGAAGACACTGGCGTACGATTCCGCCAAGGCGCCGACCACACTCTGGAAGTGGTCCCTGTTTTCTGTATGGATCATGCGGCTGGCCCGGTTCATCAAGTAGATTACCAGGAAAACAATCAAGACGATGATCAAGGCTATTAGAAGGGCGCCAACCACAACCTGGATAGAAACCTTTGAAATTTCTTCCGGAGGGACCCGGACCACAAGGTAAAATCCGTAATCGCCAATGGCATAAACACCGGCTACGTGGGCACCGTTCTCGTCGCCATAGGTGAACTCAACAATGGAATCATCCAAGGCGGCCTTACGGAACAAGTCCATATTGCGATCGGCAAAATTACCAGTCAGCACAGACCTGAACGGGAGGCCATATTCCGCCTCATCCAGAGAAGAGACCACGTTCAACTTGGAATCCAGAATGTATTCGTACGCACGGCGGTTACTCAAGGAGGAATCAAGCAAATGGCGTAATTTTGTACGGCCACCCATGGAGCCCACCAGATAGCCCACAACAGAATCCTTAAATGTTACGGGCTGTACAAATCCTGCTAGGGCCTGCAAACTCCTCTTGGACTTCAGAATGGAGAAGACGTTGTTCTTTCTGGAAATGGCTTCCCTATAGAGGGGTTCATCATAAAGATCGAACTGATTGTCTTCGCTTACAAGGACCCCATCGAGCCTAAGGAAGTCCACATAGTCAAAAAAGTCCTCACTATTTTCCGCCACCTCTTTAACAGCAGCCGGCGTAACGGGCAAACTCTTTAGCCGACGAGAGAGTTCCGAAGCCATCAACTGAACCTTTACGCGGGATGCATCCAGATGATGATTCAGCAGTTCCGATTTCTGCTTAACTTCCCATGCGACATACATTTCAATCTGTCTCACATGAGCTTCACGGACAATGTATGCAAAAAAAGCGGCAGCGATAAAAACGCCAACGGCAACAGAAGTCGCAAGTAAAAACTTGGGATTCATGTCCATCGGTCTGTTGTTCTTTTTGTCTTCCATAGGAGGCCCTTTTTCGCACACAATAATAACAAATTTCTAATATGTAGTCGTATGAGAGAAAAGACGATTGAGCACAAGAAAGAGAAAGACCAGAAGGAACGTTGCATTTTGGTTGGTATCGCCACTCCAAAAGTGCGTCCCTGGCTCGCCACCGAACAATTGGCGGAACTTGGTCGACTGGCAGAAACTGCCGGAGCTGAAGTTGTGCAAAGCTTTTTACAGAGGGTTCAGCAATTCAATGCCGCTACCCTTATTGGAGAAGGCAAGGTAAATCAGGTAAAACAAGCCCTTGAAGAAAACGACGCCAAGATGGTGGTTTTCGACGATGATCTATCCGGTTCCCAGGTCCGCAACCTGGAACAGAGAATGCCGGGAATCAAGGTCCTTGACCGCACAGGGTTAATCCTGGACATTTTCGCAAAGCATGCCGTTACCGCCGAAAGCCGCCTCATGGTAGAAGTGGCCCAGTTGCAGTATATGATGCCCCGCCTTACCGGTGCGTGGACCCACTTGTGTAGACAACATAACGGCGGTATTGGAACCAAGGGCCCTGGCGAAACCCAGCTGGAAACGGACCGTCGACTGATCCGCAAGCGCATACAGGAACTGAAGAAAAAACTTGAAAAAATCGAGGACGCCCGCGAAAGCCAGGCGGAAAACCGCAACGACATCTTTCACGTCGGCATCGTTGGTTACACCAACGCCGGTAAGAGTACTCTTACCAACCGGCTCACCGGTGCCGACGTCTACGTCGAAGACAAGCTCTTCGCCACTCTGGACAGCACCACCCGCAAGCTGTTCCTTGACGGCGAGAACATCATCCTCTCCGACACCGTGGGCTTTATCCGCAAACTCCCCCACAACCTGATCGAAACTTTCAAGAGCACCCTGGGAGTGGCCGCCCACGCCGACTGCATCCTGGAAGTGGTTGACGGAAGCGCACCCGACTACCGCGAACATCTGGAAGTCACCCACAAGACTCTGGAAGGTATCATCAGCAAGGACACACCCCGCCTCCGCGTATTCAACAAGGTGGAAGTCTGCGACGAAGCCCGCCGAAACGAACTGCTTGAAAACTATCCCGAAGCCATCCAGGTCAGCGCCCGCGAAAACATCGGCATGGAACGCCTGCGAGAAGCCTTCAGGGAGCAGCTATCCAACTGGCACAAGAAGCGAGAAGCACAAGCAGAAAAAATCAAGGAAGAAGCAGAATCACCGTGGAAGAGTGAAGAGTTATGAGTTATGAGTTATGAGTTATGAGTTATGAGTTACGAGTTACGAGTTATGAGTTACGAGTTATGAGTTACGAGTTATGAGTTACGAGTTATGAGTTAAAATATGGCGCCTTCGGCGCGACTATTTAGCTGAAAGGAGCCGCAGGCTCCGACCTCGTACCTGATACCTCATACCTAACTTTGGCGCCTTCGGCGCAATTATTTAGCTGAAAGGAGCCGCAGGCTCCAACCTCATACCTGATACCTAAAAATTATGAACAAAGAAGAACTTAAAGAAAAGTATGGCAAGAAGCGCGTCCCTCACCAGTGGCGCGGTACCGACTTCATCTCCGCACAGATTTGCACCTTTTTCGGTTCGGGCATGAGCCCCAAGGCCCCCGGCACCATGGGAAGCCTGGCCGCCGCCATCGTCGCCTACCCCATGGCATTGCTATTTGCCAAAATCGGCACACCCGACCTGGGCATCCGCGGAACATCCGCCGGTCTGAACAGCGCCTTCCTTATCGCCGCCATCTTCGTATTCTTCGCCGCCATCCCTTTTGTCAAGAAGGCCATGAAGGATACGCAGACCGAAGATCCGGGCTGGATTGTCATTGACGAAGTCTGCGGCATTTTCATGTCGTTAGCATTTATTTCTAATGCAAGTATACTCGCCCATCCCTGGACCCTTGCAGTGGCCTTCGGACTGTTCAGATTCTTCGACATCCTGAAGCCCCTAGGTATCCACAAGTTCGAAGCCTTCCCCGGAGCATGGGGCGTCATGGCAGATGACTTGCTGGGCGGTATTTACGCAGGCATCCTCATGGGCGCCATCGCATTCGGAATCGGACTTTAATCAGCCGCGCCAGAAGGTAAAGGAACGGCCCTCGATTTTCTTACTTTCGTAGGTACAGTCGTCGGCCTGTCGATAAAGGTCATCAAAGTCAACCTTGCCGCCCCTAAAGAAGGTGGCACCAAGGCTTACGGCAATATTGTAATCTTCAAGGCCTTCAATAGAGACCTTATTCAGTTCCGTAAAGAATCGTCCAATGGCCTGTGCACCCAACTCCTCGTTGGTCACCTTGCTCAGGAATACCATAAATTCATCGCCACCTAGACGCAGCAGCACATCGACGTCACGAAAGGTCCTCTGCATGGCATCGGCTACAGCCACAATCACCTTGTCACCAGCCTGGTGGCCATAATTGTCGTTGATGGACTTAAACTTGTCTATGTCAAACAGGCAAAGCATTCCCTGCAGGCGGTCGTGCATCTTTTCCTTGATCTTGGAAACGCCACCGTTGCGGTTGTAAAGGCCAGTCATGGCATCGGTTTCCGCCTGGGAAATCAAGGCCTTTTCACGCTGCTTCTGTTCGCTGATATTTTCCACCGCAAAAATCACGTAGCGGGGCAATTCATCTTTTTTGTCAAAGTCCACGTTCACATAACGGGCGCGGCACCACATCCCGCTCTGCGAAAGGAATTCATGAGTAATGGTCGTCTTCCCTTTCAGACGTTCCTTCAAAGTCCCTAAGTCCAGGAACTTCTTTGCGTTTTCAAGAAAATCGGGATCCACAGTCTGCAAGGCACCATGATGTAACATCTGCTCCACATGAGGGCCCATGGCACCATAAGGCTTCAGGGCATCTACATCATTACGAAGTTCCATGAACATCCCGGTATCAAGGTCTGCATGATACATGGTAACGTAAATATTGGAAATGGACTTCAAATATTTCGTCAGCTGTTCCTGGTTCGTCAATTCATTAACTCGATACTCAAACACAAAACGTTCCAGCTTCATTCGGGTCATGTAGGTTCCAAGAATCAAGCCCACGCTACTGTAGACCACCATGTTCACAATTTCAAGATTCACCATTTCGGCGGGCTTGAAAATCTTCACAAGATGAATGAACAGCAATTCCAAAACGAAATACAGGATCGCCAATCGATAAGGGCGGTCTGTAAAGAACATGGGCACGATGGCGAACATGACCAAAAGCGAAATGGTCAGCTGGTTTGGCGAACATACAAAGGCCAACAGGAATCCAAAGCCGAACAGAACACAGTCAAACAGGTATATCAGCCAAGGCAGCAACCTGGGCTTGCGGGGAACCAGATAGTAGTTGGCGAAGTAAATAATCAGCGATAGAACCAGGCCAAAACTGTAACCGAAATTCTGGTCAATCTTAACTTCAATCTGGAATGAACGGGAAAGCAACAGGGCCGTAGCAAACAGCACCACCGCGATCCTTGAAAAAGCATGAAGGGCCGCCTGGTTATTACGGTCCATAGCCGCCTTAATCTTAGGAAACTCCCTAGGATCAATACAAGCATACAGGATGTAGCTGCGCAACCATTCAAAAAATCGTTTCATCAGTTTTAAAGTAAATAAAAAAATACCCGTGGGAACATTTCCCAATCAACTTCATAGGAAAATCATCTAAAAAAAGGTATTTTTGGCCTAATTTGGAGTGAATAGATCTATTCTTCGGCTTGCAGAGGGTAATCGAACTGAATTGCCCTGTGAGTCGCAATCTTATCGAACTTGACTTCGTAGTATAAGTTCTCGGCATCGACACCAACCACGGTACCCGCCCCCATAATCTTGTGAACGACACGGTCCCCTTCCCCAAACTTGGCAATGGGAGCTTTCTTGCCGACAACACCATCTACACCGGATTCGCCATCCAGATTCTCGCCCAGTTCGCGGTTGCGATCCACCTCGGCAATATGTTCCTTGGCGGCGCGGTACCATTCCTCGGTAAAACCCTGAACCACATCCAGGTCGTCCATATCCATTTCCAGCAGGAACCGTGACGGGTAGCGACATTGGACATCGCCACCGGCGCTATCTTCGGAATCGCTGATGCACAGCACATTTTCGGCGCGGGTCAGAGCCACATAGGCCAGACGGCGTTCCTCTTCTAGCTGAGCCTTGTTCTTGACTCGCTTTACCGGGAAGCAGCCTTCGTTAAGGCCGCAGACAAACACATAAGGGAATTCCAGGCCCTTGGCGTTGTGGATGGTCATGAGCTGAACCTTATCCTTGCGGACTTCTGCAGATTCAGCGGATGAGTCAGAGGAACCGCCCGCCCCATCGCCGGCTCCATCCCCCAAGCCATCGCTATTTGTGAACAGCACGATGTTCTGGAGGTATTCATCAAGGGTAGCATCTTCTTCGAAGTTCTTTTCGAACTCCATGACGCCCTGCTTAAGTTCGGCAAGGTTACCCAGGCGGTCTTCGTCACCATCCAGGCGAAGCATTTCTTCGTAGCCGGTTTCGCGGAGCATCTTGGTCAGCACATCGCTGACGGCCATATCGCGGTAAAGCCCGCGGTACTTCTCGATCAGCTTGACGAACTCGCCCACCTTGGTGCGGGCCATGAAAGCGGCACAATCCAGGTCAGGCTTTACAGCATCATTTTCGACGGCGGCATTTTCCGCCTCGGCGGCCACATAAATTTCTAGAAGGGCATCGTAAAGATTCAGCCCGCGGCTAGTGGCGTAATTCTGCAAGATAGCCTGCTTCTTAGGGCCAAACATGCGCTTGGGCGTATTCACCACACGCAAAAAACTCAAGTCGTCGCCGTATACCAGCATACGCAAGTAGCAAAGCACATCCTTCACTTCCTGGCGCTGGTAAAATCCGATACCGCTGTAAACCTTGTAAGGCAAGTCCGAAGACATCAGCGCTTCTTCTACAGAGCGGGACTGGGAATGCATACGGTAAAGGACTGCGATATCCTTGGGACTGACGCCGTTATCGATTGCCTGCTTGATCCGTTCCACAATCCATTCCGCCTCTTTGCGGGTGTTCTTGGCGTGGTAAAACACAGGCGTCTTGCCGCCGGCCCTGGTGGGCTTCAACACCTTCTGAATACGGAACTCGTTATTCTTGATAACGGAATCCGGGATTTTCAGGATCGAGGGCGTCGAACGGTAATTGTTCTGCAGAAGGATTGTCTTGCAGCCTTCGTGGTGGCGGTCAAAATCAAGAATGCGGTTGACATCGGCCCCCCGCCAGGTATAAATCGTCTGGTCCGGGTCCCCCACAACAAAAAGATTCTTGTGGTAGCTGCAAAGCAGTTCCGCCAGGCGGTACTGCTGACCGTCAATATCCTGGAATTCATCCACCATCACATACATCATGCGCTTGGCCCACTTCTCCCGCTTTTCGGGGAAGCGTTCCAGAATATAAAGCGTTACCAGAATGAGGTCATCAAAATCCAGCGCAAAATTTTTGCGCTGTTCATATAGGTAGCGGTAATAAACCCGATGCCACTTATCAGGCGCAGCCTCCACCAATTCCAAAAGGCCTTCGGCATCCTTGTCGGCAAACAGGGAAACATAATCCGCCTCGTTGGCCTTGCGACCGCCAATGAAATCCATGACGCTACTGATCTTAAGGTCGTTCAGGTGCAGGCCCAGTTCGGCATAGCACTTCTTTAGCAAGGTCTTCTGATCGTCTTCGTCAAGAATCATGAATTCCTTGGGATAATTCAGCACATGAATATCTTCGCGAAGGAACTGTACGCAAAAACCGTGGAAGGTGGAAATATAACCGGAATCGTCGCCCTTGAGCATGGTGCGAATTCGGTTCTTCATTTCGCCGGCGGCCTTGTTGGTAAAGGTAACGCAAAGAATATTGGATGGAGAAATCCCCAGCTCCCTAGCCAGATACAGATAGCGATGGGTAAGCGTGCGGGTCTTGCCGGAACCAGCCCCGGCAATCACACGAATAAAGCCCTCGGTATTTTCAACAGCCTCGCGCTGTTCTGCGTCTAGTTTAGAAAGCAAATTCATACTGCACAAAAATACACTTTAACAAAGGCTCTGTCAAGTCACCCCATACACATTTGAGCAACTAGCATAAAAAGTCCGTTTTGTCAGCCCGTCGAAAACTGCATTTTTACTCCAGAAACGCCATTTCAAGGCTGTTTATTAGCTTCGGCGCCAAAGCATATTTACAGTAGGTTTGCAGCATACAGTCTGGACTGACAGAGCCTGCAGTTAGAATACAGCTAACAAAACGCGTTTATGCAATCTGACCCTGGCCGTACGAAAAAACTTGACAGAGCCATCCGATTAGTAGTCTTTTGCGCACCGGACGGACGCCCCGTTGACTTTCTTTAGACCCGCAGGTCGGTTTACATAATTGTCAGCGACAAAAGCTATCCTGCCTAACACTTCATGTTCTTCACTGTCGTATTCACCGGGCATCCAGTGACAAGCGTATTTTTCTATATTTTGATAAGTAGCTTGTTTTTCATTACTGTATCTACTCTGTAATTTAAGATCCCCCGCCGGCAGAAGGGAGAATCCGCGTTGGTTGCTCCCCCACAGGACAGCCCCCAAATAATTGGCACCATTACGCGATATGCTTCCCTTCATAATCAAGCCCCATTCTTCTTGATTCATCACATGCCAGCCCTCGGGGCATATTCCTTGATGGAGAACGGCCGTCAATGCACCTTTGGCTTCAGGAATCGGATTTTTCATCAAGTCATACTCTACAGGGCACTTGCTCGTGCCCAAGCCAAAGCTGTCGCAGGCGGCAGGGAAATTCATGGCGCTAGCCCAGGTGTAAAGCCCGCCGAAGCCGTTGTCGCAGTACCACGGGTCGTCGTCGTAGCAGAATTTCGTGGAGTCGGTCATCTG
This genomic stretch from Fibrobacter sp. UWH6 harbors:
- a CDS encoding diguanylate cyclase, producing MKRFFEWLRSYILYACIDPREFPKIKAAMDRNNQAALHAFSRIAVVLFATALLLSRSFQIEVKIDQNFGYSFGLVLSLIIYFANYYLVPRKPRLLPWLIYLFDCVLFGFGFLLAFVCSPNQLTISLLVMFAIVPMFFTDRPYRLAILYFVLELLFIHLVKIFKPAEMVNLEIVNMVVYSSVGLILGTYMTRMKLERFVFEYRVNELTNQEQLTKYLKSISNIYVTMYHADLDTGMFMELRNDVDALKPYGAMGPHVEQMLHHGALQTVDPDFLENAKKFLDLGTLKERLKGKTTITHEFLSQSGMWCRARYVNVDFDKKDELPRYVIFAVENISEQKQREKALISQAETDAMTGLYNRNGGVSKIKEKMHDRLQGMLCLFDIDKFKSINDNYGHQAGDKVIVAVADAMQRTFRDVDVLLRLGGDEFMVFLSKVTNEELGAQAIGRFFTELNKVSIEGLEDYNIAVSLGATFFRGGKVDFDDLYRQADDCTYESKKIEGRSFTFWRG
- a CDS encoding phosphatidylglycerophosphatase A, whose product is MNKEELKEKYGKKRVPHQWRGTDFISAQICTFFGSGMSPKAPGTMGSLAAAIVAYPMALLFAKIGTPDLGIRGTSAGLNSAFLIAAIFVFFAAIPFVKKAMKDTQTEDPGWIVIDEVCGIFMSLAFISNASILAHPWTLAVAFGLFRFFDILKPLGIHKFEAFPGAWGVMADDLLGGIYAGILMGAIAFGIGL
- the hflX gene encoding GTPase HflX yields the protein MREKTIEHKKEKDQKERCILVGIATPKVRPWLATEQLAELGRLAETAGAEVVQSFLQRVQQFNAATLIGEGKVNQVKQALEENDAKMVVFDDDLSGSQVRNLEQRMPGIKVLDRTGLILDIFAKHAVTAESRLMVEVAQLQYMMPRLTGAWTHLCRQHNGGIGTKGPGETQLETDRRLIRKRIQELKKKLEKIEDARESQAENRNDIFHVGIVGYTNAGKSTLTNRLTGADVYVEDKLFATLDSTTRKLFLDGENIILSDTVGFIRKLPHNLIETFKSTLGVAAHADCILEVVDGSAPDYREHLEVTHKTLEGIISKDTPRLRVFNKVEVCDEARRNELLENYPEAIQVSARENIGMERLREAFREQLSNWHKKREAQAEKIKEEAESPWKSEEL
- a CDS encoding ATP-binding protein; this translates as MEDKKNNRPMDMNPKFLLATSVAVGVFIAAAFFAYIVREAHVRQIEMYVAWEVKQKSELLNHHLDASRVKVQLMASELSRRLKSLPVTPAAVKEVAENSEDFFDYVDFLRLDGVLVSEDNQFDLYDEPLYREAISRKNNVFSILKSKRSLQALAGFVQPVTFKDSVVGYLVGSMGGRTKLRHLLDSSLSNRRAYEYILDSKLNVVSSLDEAEYGLPFRSVLTGNFADRNMDLFRKAALDDSIVEFTYGDENGAHVAGVYAIGDYGFYLVVRVPPEEISKVSIQVVVGALLIALIIVLIVFLVIYLMNRASRMIHTENRDHFQSVVGALAESYASVFEVNLDTGENQCIRIAPILVQKAGALFSGDAKYNQIMAVYANRMVIPEDKALFDQVLTLEKVKEAFANRSQFDFVFRTQGNGTTHYIQALFVRPSKIRPEFVMGFKNFDETMELERSKQKKQLEQRIALETALEKARSADKAKSKFLFNMSHDIRTPMNAVLGYDTLALQYLWELGLPPEQTEKLSRCLNNIQMSGKQLMGLINSVLNMARIESGEVFLEESPTVVAELTGEVAVTFEETAREKNIMLLVSRNMGHKYIFCDKVKVQQVILNVVSNAVKYTENAGTVRVNFREMPHEKEGWCYMVTTVEDNGVGISESFLPHIFEDFERERSATISGVVGSGLGLSIVKKYVDLMGGTIEVNSKVGEGTKVVVKTPHRVAESDSVGDGKNSPKYIANLQGKRILLVEDNKLNREIAEEMLKSFGVHVECSEDGMECLERLEREPSGSYDLILMDVQMPRMDGYETTRRIRQMSDPLKACIKIYAMTANAFAEDVQESVNAGMDGHISKPVDFTKFYNLLQKVFN
- a CDS encoding ATP-dependent helicase, which codes for MNLLSKLDAEQREAVENTEGFIRVIAGAGSGKTRTLTHRYLYLARELGISPSNILCVTFTNKAAGEMKNRIRTMLKGDDSGYISTFHGFCVQFLREDIHVLNYPKEFMILDEDDQKTLLKKCYAELGLHLNDLKISSVMDFIGGRKANEADYVSLFADKDAEGLLELVEAAPDKWHRVYYRYLYEQRKNFALDFDDLILVTLYILERFPEKREKWAKRMMYVMVDEFQDIDGQQYRLAELLCSYHKNLFVVGDPDQTIYTWRGADVNRILDFDRHHEGCKTILLQNNYRSTPSILKIPDSVIKNNEFRIQKVLKPTRAGGKTPVFYHAKNTRKEAEWIVERIKQAIDNGVSPKDIAVLYRMHSQSRSVEEALMSSDLPYKVYSGIGFYQRQEVKDVLCYLRMLVYGDDLSFLRVVNTPKRMFGPKKQAILQNYATSRGLNLYDALLEIYVAAEAENAAVENDAVKPDLDCAAFMARTKVGEFVKLIEKYRGLYRDMAVSDVLTKMLRETGYEEMLRLDGDEDRLGNLAELKQGVMEFEKNFEEDATLDEYLQNIVLFTNSDGLGDGAGDGAGGSSDSSAESAEVRKDKVQLMTIHNAKGLEFPYVFVCGLNEGCFPVKRVKNKAQLEEERRLAYVALTRAENVLCISDSEDSAGGDVQCRYPSRFLLEMDMDDLDVVQGFTEEWYRAAKEHIAEVDRNRELGENLDGESGVDGVVGKKAPIAKFGEGDRVVHKIMGAGTVVGVDAENLYYEVKFDKIATHRAIQFDYPLQAEE